In the Gopherus flavomarginatus isolate rGopFla2 chromosome 23, rGopFla2.mat.asm, whole genome shotgun sequence genome, ataacctggtcttggaCACTTTATctgaccccctttacctaggatttggtgccactacaggaccttggttgcaacccatgttctacatggtcccagtttatatcaataatgtcgcAGTTACCCAATTAGTAAATAATCAGACTCATGCTCAGAGAGTGTGTTCTGCCACTGGACATTTGACTGGTACTGAAATGACCCAGACGTTGCCGACAGAGATGGTACTGaagatcactgaggctgggaaggcattgcggTGGGATCTGGCATGTTCAGAAATTCAACTAGAAATTCAAGCCCCTGCtgctgaagggagggaggggaaggagtttcCAGGGTCACAGAGATAAAAGGCAGAGAGCTGGGCAGATGACAGTCCTCCAGGGGCGTAGAAACTAGGGTGTCAGAGGCTGATTTCAGGGTCCCCAGGGGATAtgtccagtgatgagctgccaaaatcttaacaaccggttccctataaaaagttcttatttaaggggaggagcagaggggaggccGGGATGGGGGGAGACATACCCAtggggggggccctgcagggcctggggcaaattgccccacttgcccccccccagtaaccctagagcttgcagccccctccccgcttACCTAgccagcagctcaaagcagcaggacaactcaggagctcagctgagctgcctagCTGCTGaccatgctgcagctctgcaggggggttggggggagacatcctcgtggggccaggggcctgaggcaaattgccccacttcccccctccccccactgccctggagcttgcagcccccttaccttgccggcagcccagagctcagctgagctgcccagctgctggccatgctgcagctctttggGGTGTGGGTAGCaggggagagcctgggggagacatcctcgtggggccaggggcccctgcagggcccgggccaattgccccacttgccccctcccctctggccagccctggagcttgcagcaggaccccacacacacacaccttgcagaGCTgctcaaaaagcagcagcaggacgACTTccaagctcagctgagctgcccagctggtgcgggcggctggccacgctgcagctggggggaagtgggcgaagggccaggggagcctcagcctccccagctgggaatcccgAGAGCAATGGGATGGTCCGGCCCGCGGACCGGAGTTCTTCACccaccccctggccctttaaccACCGGTTCTCCACGGAgatctaattttagcaaccggttcttggaGCTGTGGGaactggccccagctcaccactgggtatgtcccccccccggcccccgccATGTCTCAGGGATACAATCTGAGCTGGGTTTCTGAGTCCCCCACACAAAGCCAGGGTTGAAATCTCTCCCCAGTGACAGAGGCCGGCGGGAAAGTGAAGATCGGGGCCTCATTCCCAGCATCAAAAAATGTCACCTGCCCCCGTTCACAGTCCAGACAAACCCGGATCCTGCTGGGGACCCAGGTCAGGGGCAGAGGGGTCACAGCAGGGGAGGTGAGAGCCTGGAACTGACCCCACCAGCACCGCTGCACAGCCCAGATCCCACCCTCAGGGTTAAGGCTGCTCCCTTCCTTTCTGCTCACAGACTCCCtggccacccccacagcccaggatcctccttcctccacctccacctcccagcaaTGTCTCCCTGAGGTGAATCCTTCACAGCCCAGCACCGAGGGATCAGGGTCAAATTCCTCAAGACTGTCAGGCAGTTCCTGCCGTGCGTCTTCCCATTTCACGTGTTTCCGATCCTCCGACAGGACGAGCCGAGGATGAGCCGTGTCTGGGTCCAGACTCACATTGGCTGAGGAGAGAGACATTCAGAGGGTTAGaggcagagctcagccctggaGGAGGGTTCGATCCTGCCAGTGACAGAATCTGCCTCAGTTGGCAAGTGGCTCAGGGAATCGCCTTCCTCGGAGGTGGACTAAGGtttcctggggccctgagccagaGGAAGTGCGGGCCCCCTCACCAGACCTTGCACCTGCAGCTCCTTCCCCATTCTGCCCATTCTGCTTGTGGCTCCGCTcatttctgccccttccctgttccacccaggatctgccccccactgcagccccacaacCCATTTGCTATTTTTTGCCCCATGCCCCACAGCAGCCccaagactggagaagctctgtcccccTG is a window encoding:
- the LOC127039441 gene encoding butyrophilin subfamily 2 member A2-like isoform X4, with the protein product MIACLVHSPGEKHLRKIRKLDIEIEKHLSKIEKQDAVISDLQRELDWRRIIVCPGLGRTMPPVEEANVSLDPDTAHPRLVLSEDRKHVKWEDARQELPDSLEEFDPDPSVLGCEGFTSGRHCWEVEVEEGGSWAVGVARESVSRKEGSSLNPEGGIWAVQRCWWGQFQALTSPAVTPLPLTWVPSRIRVCLDCERGQVTFFDAGNEAPIFTFPPASVTGERFQPWLCVGDSETQLRLYP
- the LOC127039441 gene encoding butyrophilin subfamily 2 member A2-like isoform X1; its protein translation is MVKWSSSWRRREQNPRRGRAVGPGPQEHDKAIQKHLRKIRKLDIEIEKHLSKIEKQDAVISDLQRELDWRRIIVCPGLGRTMPPVEEANVSLDPDTAHPRLVLSEDRKHVKWEDARQELPDSLEEFDPDPSVLGCEGFTSGRHCWEVEVEEGGSWAVGVARESVSRKEGSSLNPEGGIWAVQRCWWGQFQALTSPAVTPLPLTWVPSRIRVCLDCERGQVTFFDAGNEAPIFTFPPASVTGERFQPWLCVGDSETQLRLYP
- the LOC127039441 gene encoding butyrophilin subfamily 2 member A2-like isoform X3, translated to MVKWSSSWRRREQNPRRGRAVGPGPQEHDKAIQKHLRKIRKLDIEIEKHLSKIEKQDAVISDLQRELDWRRIIVCPANVSLDPDTAHPRLVLSEDRKHVKWEDARQELPDSLEEFDPDPSVLGCEGFTSGRHCWEVEVEEGGSWAVGVARESVSRKEGSSLNPEGGIWAVQRCWWGQFQALTSPAVTPLPLTWVPSRIRVCLDCERGQVTFFDAGNEAPIFTFPPASVTGERFQPWLCVGDSETQLRLYP
- the LOC127039441 gene encoding butyrophilin subfamily 2 member A2-like isoform X2, producing MVKWSSSWRRREQNPRRGRAVGPGPQEHDKAIQKHLRKIRKLDIEIEKHLSKIEKQDAVISDLQRELGLGRTMPPVEEANVSLDPDTAHPRLVLSEDRKHVKWEDARQELPDSLEEFDPDPSVLGCEGFTSGRHCWEVEVEEGGSWAVGVARESVSRKEGSSLNPEGGIWAVQRCWWGQFQALTSPAVTPLPLTWVPSRIRVCLDCERGQVTFFDAGNEAPIFTFPPASVTGERFQPWLCVGDSETQLRLYP